In Nitrospira sp. MA-1, the following proteins share a genomic window:
- a CDS encoding LuxR C-terminal-related transcriptional regulator: protein MSRRSIGIPCTTVPKSTDGGGLSRLQEIADRRAIPGVLLFSGSGDVLFMNPEAEALNRQIMGDAYDAEARGVWPPEVLELCGSLRTLLDSPENQMAEGQHELRRVTGDGKSPVLLRGFPLAAHTEKDEACMLIIMEKIGRERRVVPNQAKEQYRLTSREVEIVKYISEGWTNKEIARHLEISEHTVKEHVRHLLKKTKTTTRTGILAQIFQDT from the coding sequence TTGAGTCGACGATCTATCGGAATTCCTTGCACGACTGTTCCAAAGTCCACCGACGGAGGTGGTCTGTCCCGGCTCCAGGAGATTGCCGACAGACGAGCAATTCCCGGAGTGTTGCTCTTCTCAGGATCCGGAGACGTGTTGTTTATGAACCCCGAGGCAGAGGCGTTAAATCGCCAGATCATGGGAGACGCGTATGATGCCGAGGCGCGAGGTGTGTGGCCCCCCGAGGTCCTGGAGTTATGTGGGTCCCTTCGGACATTATTAGACAGTCCCGAGAACCAGATGGCCGAAGGCCAGCACGAGTTACGACGAGTGACGGGTGATGGGAAATCGCCTGTATTGCTGCGTGGTTTTCCATTAGCAGCCCATACAGAAAAAGATGAAGCCTGTATGCTCATCATCATGGAGAAAATCGGACGTGAACGTCGAGTGGTGCCTAATCAGGCCAAAGAGCAGTATCGTTTGACGAGTCGGGAAGTAGAAATTGTGAAATATATCAGTGAGGGGTGGACCAATAAAGAGATTGCTCGACATCTGGAGATAAGCGAACATACCGTGAAAGAACACGTTCGCCATCTTCTGAAAAAAACGAAAACAACCACTCGCACCGGCATTCTTGCCCAAATCTTCCAGGATACCTAA
- a CDS encoding zf-HC2 domain-containing protein — MKQKLMRYMAGNFSCQEIAQLITDYLDGSLNLGERVRFQIHLGLCFACRNYLRQMKHTIATLRQLPPEPVPQHVKEELLERFRNWKQHQLQSSVKFENE, encoded by the coding sequence TTGAAACAGAAACTTATGCGATATATGGCGGGAAATTTTTCCTGCCAGGAAATCGCGCAACTTATCACGGATTACCTGGATGGGTCCCTGAATCTTGGCGAGCGAGTGCGATTTCAAATCCATTTGGGCTTGTGTTTTGCCTGCCGTAATTATTTACGTCAGATGAAACATACCATTGCGACCTTACGACAATTGCCTCCTGAGCCCGTCCCCCAACATGTAAAAGAGGAACTGCTTGAACGGTTTCGGAATTGGAAACAGCATCAACTCCAATCTTCCGTGAAATTTGAAAACGAATAA
- a CDS encoding DUF3047 domain-containing protein: MTLTTFRRGFFYLLTLALGLISLIHSTSVIAEGLNQLVVGNFSLATPGGPLPQGWKPLTFDNIPEHTQYDLVKDEQQVVVKAISRQSSSGLTREISINPKEYPVIEWRWKVENILQNGDVAQKSGDDYPARLYITFQYDSSQVGFFEKAKFETIKLLYGQYPPIGAINYIWESKSPIGTMVPNPYTDRVYMFVTESGSANLNQWVTQERNIYEDYKKAFGEDPPNISGVAIMTDTDNTRESAIAYFGDIVFKKSVKE, encoded by the coding sequence ATGACACTCACCACATTCCGACGCGGCTTCTTCTACCTTCTCACGCTGGCCTTAGGCCTTATAAGTCTGATCCACTCGACCTCGGTCATCGCAGAAGGCCTGAACCAACTGGTCGTCGGCAACTTCTCGCTCGCCACTCCAGGAGGACCATTGCCTCAAGGGTGGAAACCGCTGACCTTTGACAACATCCCCGAACATACCCAATATGACCTGGTCAAAGATGAGCAGCAGGTGGTGGTCAAGGCCATCAGTCGCCAATCCTCCTCCGGCCTGACACGGGAAATCTCGATCAATCCAAAGGAATATCCGGTGATTGAGTGGCGATGGAAAGTCGAGAATATTCTTCAGAATGGTGATGTTGCCCAAAAATCAGGAGATGACTATCCGGCACGGCTCTACATCACCTTCCAATATGACAGCAGTCAGGTCGGGTTTTTTGAAAAGGCGAAATTTGAAACCATCAAATTGCTTTATGGCCAATATCCCCCGATTGGAGCCATCAATTATATTTGGGAAAGCAAAAGTCCAATCGGCACAATGGTTCCCAATCCCTATACAGATCGGGTGTATATGTTCGTCACGGAAAGTGGAAGTGCCAACTTAAATCAATGGGTAACTCAGGAACGCAATATCTATGAAGATTACAAGAAAGCATTCGGAGAAGATCCGCCAAATATCTCAGGAGTCGCCATCATGACCGACACCGACAATACCAGGGAATCCGCCATCGCCTATTTTGGAGATATTGTGTTTAAAAAATCCGTGAAGGAATAA
- a CDS encoding SMR family transporter codes for MTYVYLFLAIVAEVIATSSLKAAEGFTKLGPSLFVVIGYVAAFFLLSLVLRTMTVGIAYAIWSGVGIILLAIVGAIAFREIPDTPAIIGMGLIIAGVIVIHVFSQTVRL; via the coding sequence ATGACCTACGTGTATTTGTTCCTGGCAATTGTGGCGGAAGTGATTGCAACCAGTTCACTCAAAGCAGCCGAGGGCTTTACCAAATTAGGCCCAAGCCTGTTTGTCGTCATTGGATATGTCGCGGCATTTTTTCTCTTAAGTCTTGTGTTGCGAACCATGACGGTCGGCATCGCCTATGCCATCTGGTCAGGAGTCGGCATCATTCTTCTGGCGATCGTAGGTGCAATCGCCTTTCGAGAAATTCCTGATACGCCAGCAATCATTGGAATGGGATTGATCATCGCCGGAGTAATCGTCATTCATGTGTTTTCACAAACCGTCCGGCTGTAA
- a CDS encoding sigma-70 family RNA polymerase sigma factor, with product MKLDEPGLVRALQAGDEQVFAAVMDWYSGSLLRLALSFVPSRAVAEEVVQETWMGVFEGIHRFEGRSSFKTWLFRILTNRAKTRGIRESRYEPFGLSASSGEIDEGLSLEDSLFITEGSRTGHWKDPPNAWEPDTPERALLSKECRAAIETAIESLPATQRQVMTLRDIEGVSSEEICNILGISETNQRVLLHRARTKVRRELHPYVQGDNT from the coding sequence TTGAAGCTTGATGAGCCAGGCCTCGTTCGGGCTCTTCAAGCTGGAGATGAACAGGTATTCGCGGCCGTGATGGATTGGTATTCCGGTTCGTTGTTGCGGTTGGCCTTGTCCTTTGTGCCGAGTCGGGCCGTGGCCGAAGAGGTCGTTCAGGAAACCTGGATGGGGGTGTTTGAAGGCATCCATCGGTTTGAAGGTCGATCGTCTTTTAAGACCTGGCTCTTCCGGATTTTGACGAACCGGGCGAAAACGCGAGGGATACGGGAAAGTCGCTATGAGCCGTTCGGATTAAGTGCGTCTTCGGGAGAGATAGACGAAGGTCTTTCCTTAGAGGATTCCTTGTTTATCACGGAGGGTTCCCGAACGGGTCACTGGAAAGATCCCCCTAACGCGTGGGAACCGGATACCCCAGAACGGGCGTTGCTCTCGAAGGAATGTCGAGCAGCCATTGAAACCGCGATTGAAAGTTTGCCGGCTACGCAGCGGCAGGTGATGACCCTGCGCGATATCGAAGGTGTCAGTTCGGAAGAAATCTGTAACATCCTTGGGATCAGTGAGACCAATCAACGGGTGCTGTTACACCGGGCGCGCACTAAAGTGCGCCGAGAGCTCCATCCCTATGTTCAGGGGGATAACACGTAA
- a CDS encoding thioredoxin family protein, whose product MALKDSTMLPLGTPLPHFELPDVRTGHLVSPENFAGKRAILVMCICRHCPYVVHVQEELAQLGRDFQKKNVGIVAISSNDVKNYPQDSPANLKKMAEELDFRFPYCYDESQEVAKALTAACTPDFFVFNEERKLVYRGQLDDSRPGNGKPVTGRDLRTALEAVLDKKPVSGVQKPSAGCNIKWKAGNEPDY is encoded by the coding sequence ATGGCCTTGAAAGATTCAACGATGCTCCCGCTGGGGACGCCCTTGCCTCACTTTGAACTGCCGGATGTCCGGACCGGTCATCTGGTGTCCCCTGAAAATTTTGCCGGGAAACGCGCAATTCTAGTGATGTGTATTTGTCGTCATTGTCCCTATGTGGTTCATGTGCAGGAGGAATTGGCCCAACTCGGTCGGGATTTTCAAAAGAAAAATGTTGGCATCGTGGCGATCAGTAGTAATGACGTGAAAAATTATCCCCAGGATTCCCCCGCAAACCTGAAGAAGATGGCGGAGGAATTGGATTTTCGCTTTCCCTATTGTTATGACGAATCTCAGGAGGTGGCGAAGGCGTTGACGGCCGCTTGCACTCCCGATTTCTTTGTATTTAATGAAGAACGAAAATTGGTGTATCGGGGGCAATTGGATGATAGTCGACCGGGAAATGGAAAGCCTGTGACCGGGCGGGATCTGCGAACAGCTTTAGAGGCGGTTCTGGATAAGAAACCGGTTTCCGGAGTACAAAAACCTAGCGCGGGTTGCAACATAAAATGGAAGGCCGGGAATGAGCCGGATTATTGA
- a CDS encoding TVP38/TMEM64 family protein: MKTHIMEPHMSHPSTTPTDAPNSLMGRILIGCILLAGIGAFLYFDLGQYLSLEALKANRDTLLAYTASHYETAVAVFILVYILQTAFSLPGGAILTLTGGFLFGSLIGTLFVNIGATAGATLAFLAARYLLHDWVERKFGDRLGTIQEGFANNAFSYLMTLRLIPAFPFFLVNLVSGLTRVNLGTYVLATSIGIIPGSFVFAFAGRQLGTINSLSEIASPPVLLAFTLLGLLALMPVAYQKWKKPQSGAINTKS, from the coding sequence ATGAAAACCCACATAATGGAGCCTCACATGTCCCATCCATCTACCACGCCAACCGACGCACCCAATTCCTTGATGGGAAGGATTCTCATCGGGTGCATTCTGCTGGCAGGGATCGGTGCCTTTTTATATTTTGATCTTGGCCAATATCTCTCTCTCGAGGCCTTAAAAGCGAACCGGGACACCTTATTAGCGTACACGGCCTCCCATTATGAAACAGCCGTTGCCGTCTTTATTCTTGTCTATATTCTCCAGACCGCCTTCTCGCTTCCCGGTGGAGCGATCTTAACGTTGACGGGGGGATTCCTCTTTGGAAGTCTGATCGGAACCCTATTCGTCAACATCGGAGCCACTGCTGGAGCGACGCTCGCCTTTTTGGCGGCCCGTTATCTGCTCCACGATTGGGTGGAGCGAAAGTTTGGCGACCGACTCGGGACCATCCAGGAAGGATTTGCCAATAATGCGTTTAGTTATCTTATGACGCTTCGACTCATTCCAGCCTTCCCATTTTTTCTCGTGAATCTGGTCTCCGGCCTCACCCGTGTCAACCTCGGCACCTATGTTCTGGCGACGTCCATCGGCATCATTCCCGGCAGCTTTGTCTTTGCTTTTGCCGGTCGCCAATTGGGCACCATTAATTCTTTGAGCGAAATTGCCAGTCCACCGGTCTTACTCGCCTTTACGCTCCTAGGCCTGTTGGCCCTTATGCCGGTGGCCTATCAGAAATGGAAAAAGCCTCAAAGCGGAGCCATCAATACTAAATCGTAA
- a CDS encoding dihydrolipoyl dehydrogenase yields MIHSHDIIIIGGGSAGYAAARTAQAEGADVGIVDQGPLGGLCILRGCMPTKAILRSSDLAALIRRAPEFGLTSSRLQVNLPEIIDRKDKLIKEFAEDRIQALHHPRFTLYQEYAHFVSPTIIQVGQQQLSAKAYIIATGSVVSHPDIPGLEEAGYLTSDEALELHSQPESMIVLGGGPVALELAQFFSRIGVAVTLIQRSNHILSDTDEDLVQPVEAHLRAEGMTVYTNTCLQQVKASGEMKTVHFLHQGQPRHVTATSILHALGRRPNIDGLNLDAAQIAHQPNAILVNKEMRTSQPHIFAVGDVNGGYEIVHIAIEEGEIAGWNAVHANLPPKHFSDRLKTQVVFTDPQVASVGLSERECLDRQLPYLVASYPFNDHGKSLCLGETYGHVKVLCHPQSGEILGGHIVGPEASELIHELIAIMHFHGTVHDLLRIPHYHPTLAEILTYPAEELVGKLPFA; encoded by the coding sequence ATGATCCATTCCCATGACATCATCATAATTGGAGGAGGGTCGGCGGGCTATGCAGCAGCGCGCACTGCCCAAGCGGAAGGGGCAGACGTCGGCATCGTCGATCAGGGTCCGTTAGGCGGTCTCTGCATTTTACGGGGATGCATGCCGACCAAAGCCATTCTCCGCTCCTCCGACCTCGCGGCGCTCATCCGTCGTGCGCCGGAATTCGGTCTTACCTCGTCCAGGCTCCAGGTGAATCTGCCAGAGATTATTGATCGAAAAGATAAGTTAATTAAGGAATTTGCTGAAGATCGCATCCAAGCACTCCACCATCCGCGATTTACGCTCTATCAAGAATATGCCCACTTTGTTTCGCCAACGATCATTCAAGTCGGTCAACAGCAGCTATCGGCAAAAGCCTATATCATCGCCACTGGATCCGTGGTATCGCACCCCGACATTCCGGGATTAGAAGAAGCCGGCTATCTCACGAGTGATGAGGCACTCGAGCTTCATTCACAGCCTGAGTCCATGATTGTTCTGGGCGGCGGACCGGTCGCGTTGGAACTCGCCCAGTTTTTTTCCCGCATCGGAGTCGCAGTAACCCTGATTCAACGAAGCAACCATATTCTCTCCGACACAGACGAAGACCTCGTTCAACCAGTTGAAGCTCATCTTCGGGCTGAAGGCATGACCGTCTATACCAATACCTGCCTCCAACAGGTCAAGGCATCTGGGGAAATGAAAACGGTTCACTTTCTCCATCAAGGTCAACCCCGCCACGTCACCGCCACGTCAATCCTCCATGCTCTAGGCCGCCGCCCCAATATTGACGGTCTCAATTTGGACGCGGCTCAGATTGCCCATCAACCCAACGCCATTTTAGTGAACAAGGAAATGAGGACATCCCAGCCGCATATTTTTGCCGTTGGAGATGTCAACGGCGGCTATGAAATCGTCCATATCGCCATCGAAGAGGGCGAAATCGCAGGATGGAACGCCGTTCATGCGAATCTACCTCCCAAACATTTTTCTGACCGTCTTAAAACCCAGGTTGTCTTTACTGATCCCCAGGTGGCCAGCGTAGGATTGTCTGAACGGGAATGCCTTGACCGTCAACTCCCCTATCTTGTCGCTTCCTACCCCTTTAACGACCATGGAAAGTCTCTCTGCCTGGGTGAAACGTATGGACACGTGAAAGTGCTCTGTCATCCTCAGTCTGGTGAGATTCTCGGTGGCCATATCGTCGGGCCGGAAGCATCCGAACTCATCCATGAACTGATTGCCATCATGCATTTTCATGGGACGGTTCACGACCTTCTCCGCATACCTCATTACCATCCCACGCTTGCTGAAATTCTCACCTATCCGGCTGAGGAACTTGTCGGAAAATTACCTTTCGCGTAA
- a CDS encoding mercuric reductase — MNTTQSPAHTSLVLPADQYNQELVNNVHPPQWRNPTPSGRYNLVIIGAGTAGLVTAAIASALGAKVALIERHLMGGDCLNVGCVPSKGVIRAAKAWTAVREAEQFGVHISGEVKRDFGAAMARMRKLRARISHVDSAHRFTKLGVDVFIGNGRFTSSSTIDVDGTTLQFTKAVICTGARATAPPIPGLANTAYLTNETIFSLTELPPRLGVIGAGPIGCELAQSFARFGSQVFLVEAMHGILPNEDRDAAEIVEQSIVRDGVQLLCCGKDLNIQSAKGAKHLVVDSHGTHYDIPVDEILVGVGRSPNIEGLELEAVGVEFDKTGVKVNPRLQTSNPKIFAAGDICSPFKFTHTADAQAQIVIQNALFPHPFGLGYGSTDQLVIPWATYTQPEIAHVGLYEKDAKDKNISIDTFTFPLNEVDRAILDGEEEGFARVHVKKGTDKIVGATIVASHAGDMISEYTLAMKGGLGLNTIASTIHPYPTQAEVVKKSANAWRKTTLTEGKKQLLRKLFAWSR, encoded by the coding sequence ATGAACACCACACAATCACCAGCCCATACCAGTTTAGTCCTTCCCGCGGATCAATATAACCAGGAATTAGTCAACAATGTGCATCCCCCTCAATGGCGCAATCCCACACCATCCGGACGATATAACCTCGTCATCATCGGGGCCGGAACCGCCGGCTTGGTCACCGCCGCGATTGCGTCAGCTCTCGGAGCCAAAGTAGCGTTGATTGAACGACACCTGATGGGCGGAGACTGCCTGAATGTAGGGTGTGTGCCGTCCAAGGGCGTCATCCGCGCTGCCAAGGCCTGGACCGCTGTCAGAGAGGCGGAGCAATTTGGTGTACATATTTCCGGGGAGGTCAAACGGGATTTCGGTGCAGCCATGGCCCGCATGCGAAAACTGCGGGCACGGATCAGTCATGTCGACTCAGCTCATCGCTTTACGAAACTTGGCGTGGATGTATTTATCGGCAACGGCCGATTCACCAGTTCAAGCACGATCGATGTGGATGGGACAACACTACAATTTACCAAAGCAGTCATCTGCACGGGAGCCCGGGCCACAGCTCCACCGATTCCAGGCTTGGCCAACACAGCCTATCTCACCAACGAAACCATTTTTTCTCTGACGGAACTTCCTCCGAGACTCGGGGTCATCGGTGCGGGTCCCATTGGCTGCGAACTGGCCCAATCATTTGCCCGATTCGGCAGTCAGGTGTTTTTGGTGGAAGCGATGCACGGCATTCTTCCAAATGAAGACCGCGACGCTGCCGAGATTGTGGAACAATCGATTGTGCGGGACGGCGTGCAACTGCTTTGTTGCGGGAAGGACTTGAATATTCAGTCAGCCAAAGGCGCCAAGCACCTCGTGGTTGACTCGCATGGCACCCATTACGATATCCCGGTTGATGAGATTCTGGTGGGCGTCGGCCGCAGTCCGAACATTGAGGGATTGGAACTAGAGGCCGTTGGGGTCGAATTCGACAAAACTGGAGTCAAGGTCAACCCTCGGCTTCAAACCAGCAATCCCAAAATATTTGCGGCAGGAGATATCTGCTCTCCGTTTAAATTCACGCATACGGCTGATGCCCAAGCGCAGATCGTCATTCAGAACGCGCTATTTCCCCATCCGTTCGGCCTTGGTTACGGGAGCACGGACCAACTGGTAATTCCCTGGGCGACCTATACCCAGCCGGAAATTGCCCATGTTGGCCTATATGAAAAGGATGCGAAGGACAAAAACATTTCGATCGACACCTTCACCTTTCCTCTCAATGAAGTCGATCGGGCTATTCTAGATGGGGAAGAGGAAGGCTTCGCCAGAGTTCACGTCAAAAAAGGAACGGATAAAATAGTCGGAGCCACCATCGTAGCCTCCCATGCGGGTGATATGATTAGTGAATACACCCTGGCCATGAAGGGAGGCCTGGGACTTAACACCATCGCCAGCACCATTCACCCCTACCCGACTCAAGCAGAAGTCGTAAAAAAGTCCGCGAATGCCTGGCGAAAAACCACGCTGACGGAAGGAAAAAAACAGTTACTCCGCAAACTCTTTGCATGGTCCAGGTAA
- the glgA gene encoding glycogen synthase translates to MKALMFTNEFPPYTYGGAGAHVEYLSRELSHLLSVEVRCFGDQNLEQGNLTVHGIPLGETPFAAPKPLHSVIGAVQRCWQMNADGMGADLVHCHTWYTHFGGIMAKLNYGIPLVITTHSLEPLRPWKREQLAGGYDFSLWVEKTALEMADAIIAVSEGTKKDILRLFQVPEERIHIIHNGIDLQEFRKVQSEEVLIRYGIPTGQPYVLFVGRMTRQKGITYLIQALSYLDEEFPVVLCASSPDTPAMAAEMKEALDQISAHRKHIYWIPDILDKPSLIELYSHAGVFCCPSIYEPFGIINLEAMACEVPVVASAVGGIPEVVVEDKTGFLVPVDQFEEAPFSPKDPDRFAQDLADRLNQLMRDPELRVPMGQAGRRRAEELFGWDKIAKRTKALYETVLEGS, encoded by the coding sequence ATGAAAGCCCTGATGTTCACCAATGAATTTCCCCCTTACACCTATGGTGGCGCCGGGGCTCACGTGGAGTATTTGAGTCGTGAATTATCACATCTTCTGTCCGTCGAAGTCCGCTGTTTTGGCGACCAGAACCTGGAACAGGGCAATCTGACTGTGCATGGCATCCCTCTGGGAGAGACTCCGTTTGCGGCTCCCAAGCCTCTGCATTCGGTCATTGGCGCGGTGCAGCGCTGTTGGCAAATGAATGCCGATGGGATGGGCGCTGACCTGGTGCATTGCCATACCTGGTATACCCATTTTGGCGGGATTATGGCCAAGCTCAATTACGGCATTCCGCTCGTTATCACCACGCATTCATTGGAGCCTCTCCGGCCATGGAAACGGGAGCAATTAGCCGGCGGGTATGATTTTTCTCTGTGGGTTGAGAAAACGGCCCTGGAGATGGCTGATGCCATTATTGCCGTCTCCGAGGGAACAAAGAAGGACATTCTCAGATTGTTTCAAGTTCCCGAAGAGCGGATACATATTATTCATAACGGGATCGATCTGCAAGAATTTCGGAAGGTCCAAAGTGAGGAGGTGTTAATCCGATATGGGATCCCCACCGGACAACCCTATGTCTTATTTGTGGGAAGGATGACACGGCAGAAGGGGATCACCTATTTGATTCAAGCTCTTTCCTATTTAGATGAGGAGTTTCCGGTGGTGCTATGCGCCAGCTCTCCTGATACACCGGCCATGGCGGCGGAAATGAAGGAGGCCCTCGATCAGATTTCGGCCCATCGAAAGCATATTTATTGGATTCCGGATATTCTCGATAAACCGAGTCTCATCGAGTTGTATTCTCATGCCGGGGTTTTTTGTTGTCCTTCTATTTATGAACCATTCGGGATCATCAATTTAGAGGCGATGGCCTGCGAAGTGCCGGTAGTGGCTTCTGCCGTGGGGGGCATTCCTGAAGTCGTTGTGGAGGATAAGACCGGATTTTTAGTGCCGGTTGATCAATTTGAAGAAGCTCCCTTTAGCCCGAAAGATCCTGACCGGTTTGCACAGGATTTGGCCGACCGGTTGAATCAACTGATGCGAGATCCTGAATTACGGGTGCCCATGGGGCAAGCGGGAAGACGACGGGCGGAAGAACTCTTTGGCTGGGACAAAATTGCTAAACGCACAAAGGCGCTCTACGAAACCGTTCTTGAGGGCAGCTAG
- a CDS encoding fumarate hydratase codes for MGEFQYQEIFEHQADTTSYRKLTSDYVSTTNCEGQELVKVQPEALTLLAREAMDDIAHLLRPSHLAQLAKILEDPEASENDRFVAIELLKNANIASARVLPGCQDTGTAIAMGYKGQQVFTTGDDAEALSRGIFEAYDTRNLRYSQMAPLDMYTEKNTGTNLPAQIDLYAKPGSEYHFLFIAKGGGSANKTFLYQETKALLNPKSLLAFVAEKIRTLGTSACPPYHLAFVVGGLSAEFTLKTVKLASCHYLDDLPTSGNNQGRAFRDLDLERQILQLCAETGIGAQFGGKYFAHDVRVIRLPRHGASCPVGLGVSCSADRQILGKITKEGIFLEQLETNPAKYLPDVTDEDLNGHVIKINLNQPMADILTELRKHPVATRLSLTGPIVVARDIAHARIKEQLDNGKGLPQYLKDHVVYYAGPAKKPQGHASGSFGPTTAGRMDSYVDQFQEAGGSMVMLAKGNRSKQVREACGKHGGFYLGSIGGPAARLAEHSIKKVEVLEFEDLGMEAVWKIEVEDFPAFIVINHEGKDFYADLTGQRSSGLIQVGNSAEG; via the coding sequence ATGGGAGAATTTCAGTACCAGGAGATATTTGAACATCAAGCGGATACGACCAGCTATCGAAAGCTCACGTCGGACTATGTGTCCACCACGAACTGTGAAGGTCAGGAACTCGTCAAGGTCCAACCCGAGGCCCTCACCCTCCTGGCTCGCGAGGCCATGGATGACATCGCCCATTTGTTGCGACCAAGCCATCTGGCACAATTGGCCAAAATATTGGAAGACCCCGAGGCCTCGGAAAATGACCGGTTTGTCGCGATAGAACTCCTCAAAAATGCCAACATCGCCTCTGCCCGCGTGCTACCCGGCTGCCAGGACACCGGAACGGCCATCGCCATGGGCTATAAAGGGCAACAGGTCTTCACCACCGGCGATGATGCCGAAGCCCTCTCCCGCGGGATTTTCGAAGCCTACGATACGCGCAACCTGCGGTATTCCCAAATGGCCCCACTCGATATGTACACGGAAAAAAATACCGGCACGAATCTTCCAGCACAAATCGACCTCTACGCCAAGCCGGGATCGGAGTATCATTTTTTATTCATTGCCAAAGGGGGAGGTTCCGCGAATAAAACCTTTCTCTATCAAGAAACCAAAGCCCTCTTAAATCCCAAATCTCTGCTCGCGTTCGTGGCGGAAAAAATTCGAACGCTCGGCACCTCGGCCTGTCCGCCGTATCATCTGGCCTTTGTCGTGGGCGGCCTCTCTGCGGAATTCACATTGAAAACGGTAAAACTGGCCAGTTGCCATTACCTGGATGATCTGCCCACCTCAGGCAACAACCAGGGCCGTGCCTTTCGAGATCTGGATCTGGAAAGACAAATTCTTCAACTCTGCGCCGAGACCGGCATCGGTGCGCAATTCGGGGGAAAGTACTTCGCTCACGACGTGCGAGTCATCCGCTTGCCACGCCACGGAGCCTCCTGCCCCGTCGGCTTGGGCGTCTCCTGTTCAGCCGATCGACAAATCCTTGGAAAAATCACCAAGGAAGGCATCTTCCTGGAACAGCTCGAAACCAATCCTGCGAAATATTTACCCGATGTGACAGACGAAGATTTGAATGGCCATGTCATAAAAATCAACTTAAACCAGCCGATGGCAGACATTCTGACAGAACTTCGCAAGCATCCCGTTGCGACACGTCTCTCCCTCACCGGCCCCATCGTTGTGGCGCGGGATATTGCGCATGCCCGAATTAAAGAACAGCTGGATAACGGAAAAGGCTTGCCACAATACCTGAAAGATCATGTGGTCTATTACGCCGGACCTGCTAAAAAGCCCCAAGGCCATGCATCGGGATCGTTCGGCCCCACCACCGCCGGACGGATGGATTCCTACGTCGACCAGTTTCAAGAAGCAGGCGGCAGCATGGTGATGCTGGCAAAAGGCAATCGCTCCAAACAAGTGCGGGAGGCCTGTGGAAAGCATGGCGGGTTTTACTTGGGATCCATCGGAGGCCCGGCCGCGCGGTTGGCCGAACATAGTATCAAAAAAGTGGAAGTCCTGGAATTCGAAGATCTCGGTATGGAAGCCGTGTGGAAAATCGAAGTGGAAGATTTCCCGGCCTTCATCGTCATCAATCACGAAGGCAAGGATTTTTACGCCGACCTCACCGGCCAGCGATCCTCCGGTCTCATCCAGGTTGGTAATTCAGCTGAAGGGTAA